From the genome of Nitrospira sp., one region includes:
- the rpsF gene encoding 30S ribosomal protein S6, whose product MELYESLFIIRPTLSDEDTSALIEKMKGTVTKNGANLVRAENWGRKKLAYEIKRERKGTYVYFYFQGPGSTIAELERAYRLEDSIIKFLTVKLEQEPAPPRGTTVAAPAPQGATVGGVQ is encoded by the coding sequence TTATTATTCGTCCGACGTTGAGCGACGAAGACACGTCTGCGCTGATTGAAAAAATGAAGGGCACCGTGACGAAAAACGGTGCCAACCTTGTGCGGGCCGAGAATTGGGGCCGCAAAAAGCTTGCATATGAAATCAAGCGCGAGCGCAAGGGTACGTACGTTTATTTCTATTTCCAGGGGCCTGGATCGACCATTGCCGAATTAGAGCGGGCCTATCGTCTCGAAGATTCCATCATTAAATTTCTCACCGTGAAATTGGAGCAAGAGCCTGCTCCGCCCCGGGGTACGACCGTGGCAGCACCAGCCCCACAAGGAGCCACCGTTGGCGGGGTTCAATAA
- a CDS encoding DUF177 domain-containing protein — translation MLAPMDTLNPAIVDIGPEGLSVSGTATGAQLGLNEPEDKFEGPLEIHLELMKPDGPISVTGTLEGTAIRQCVRCLTDYSDPLYVSLYAEYLPQTGASSKPTAAEQGRKGARRAAQPVEPSEEADEEDELYWFQGDHLDLVPMLREQVILAAPMQPLCREECLGLCSQCGQNLNERRCGCPPEQAPSPFRVLRGRPSKSGNA, via the coding sequence ATGTTAGCGCCTATGGATACGCTCAATCCAGCGATTGTGGATATTGGCCCGGAAGGCTTGTCGGTGTCAGGCACGGCGACAGGCGCTCAATTGGGCCTGAACGAGCCGGAGGACAAGTTCGAGGGGCCTCTGGAGATTCACCTCGAACTCATGAAGCCGGACGGTCCGATTTCGGTGACCGGCACCTTAGAAGGCACCGCAATTCGCCAGTGCGTCCGCTGCTTGACCGACTATTCCGATCCGCTCTACGTCAGTCTCTATGCGGAGTATCTTCCCCAGACCGGCGCAAGCTCCAAACCGACCGCGGCGGAGCAGGGCCGGAAGGGTGCGAGACGCGCCGCTCAACCGGTCGAGCCGTCGGAAGAGGCGGATGAGGAAGACGAATTGTATTGGTTTCAAGGCGACCATCTGGATCTGGTCCCGATGTTGCGCGAGCAGGTGATCTTGGCCGCCCCAATGCAGCCGTTGTGTCGGGAGGAATGTCTGGGACTCTGTTCCCAATGCGGGCAGAATCTCAACGAGCGCCGTTGTGGCTGTCCGCCTGAGCAGGCACCCAGCCCGTTCCGTGTGTTGCGGGGGCGCCCATCCAAGAGTGGAAA
- a CDS encoding single-stranded DNA-binding protein — protein sequence MAGFNKVILVGNLTRNPELRYTPSGTPVASFGLATSRRFKQGEELKEEVCFIDIVVFGKQAEHCGQYLSKGNGVIIDGRLQQRRWETEDGQKRSKHEVVAQGVTFLPKRGEAGGGSDSGGIHDEPPSYEDEQL from the coding sequence TTGGCGGGGTTCAATAAAGTCATCCTGGTCGGAAATCTGACCCGGAATCCCGAGCTACGTTACACGCCCAGCGGGACGCCCGTTGCCAGCTTCGGTTTGGCGACCAGCCGACGTTTCAAGCAAGGCGAGGAGCTGAAGGAAGAGGTCTGCTTCATCGACATCGTCGTGTTCGGCAAACAGGCCGAACATTGCGGGCAGTACCTCAGCAAGGGCAACGGGGTGATCATCGACGGGCGCCTGCAGCAGCGTCGATGGGAGACGGAAGATGGCCAAAAGCGGAGCAAACACGAAGTCGTGGCGCAAGGCGTGACCTTTTTGCCGAAGCGTGGGGAAGCTGGGGGCGGAAGCGACAGCGGCGGCATCCACGACGAACCACCTTCATACGAAGACGAACAGTTGTAA
- a CDS encoding 30S ribosomal protein S18, with product MERGDRGNSGGGGGRFFQRRKPCRFCVDKAPIDFKDIGLLRNFLTERGRIVPRRISGNCLQHQRVLTVAVKRARQIALVSFAEER from the coding sequence ATGGAACGAGGAGATCGTGGAAACAGCGGAGGGGGCGGCGGCCGGTTTTTTCAACGCCGGAAGCCATGCCGGTTTTGTGTCGACAAGGCCCCGATTGATTTCAAAGACATCGGCCTGTTGCGGAATTTTCTCACCGAACGGGGACGGATCGTGCCTCGCCGCATTTCTGGCAATTGCTTGCAGCACCAACGCGTCTTGACGGTCGCGGTGAAGCGGGCGCGCCAGATCGCTTTGGTGAGCTTCGCGGAAGAGCGATAG